GATTACCTTATTGAAGAATGTATAAAAATAGCCATTGAAAAGTATAAATAAGTCATGGAGTTAAAAAGTATTCCATACGGTAATTCTAGAATTGATTTTTGCTTAAAGCGAAATGAAAGGAAGACGCTAGGTATTAAGGTGTATCCAGATGGTTCAACGGTTGTCACAGCACCAATAGAAACGCCTTATGAAAAAGTAACTGAAAAAGTAAAGTCTAAAGCTCAATGGATAGATAAGCAAAAAGAATTCTTTATGTTATTTGAACCTAGAGCAAAAGAAAAGCTATATGAAAGTGGAGAAAGCCATTTGTATCTAGGTAAAAATTATAGATTAAAAATAAATGAATCAAATACTAATTCAGTCAAGCTAAAAGGAGGCTATATCTTAATTAACACAAAAGATAAAAATAATAAAAAAGCTATTGAAAAAGAACTGAAAGAGTGGTACAAATCTAAAGCTATTATACATTTTCAAAATCTTTTTGAAAATAGATTAGAATTAGCTAAAGAACTATCAGAAAAAGATACTTCATTAAACTATAAATGGTTTAATAACCGATGGGGAAGTTGCTTTAAAGATGGAACAATTAGTTTAAATTTAGATTTAATTAAGTCTCCAAAAGAATGTATAGATTATGTAATCGTACACGAGATATGTCATTTAGCACATCATAACCATAGTAATAAATTCTATAATCTTTTAGATAAAAAACTACCTAATTGGAAAGATTCAAAAGAAAAGCTGGAGAAACTTTTATCTTAACTAGAGTTACATCCAAATTGAAAGAAACGAGATAATTATTTACATCAAAAAAAACACCCAATTCTAATAGAATTGGGTGTAATATTGGGTGTCAAACTCACAACTAACTGATTGTCAATTGACATTGCGGAGAAAGAGGGATTCGAACCCCCGGACCTGTTACAGTCAATAGTTTTCAAGACTACCGCATTCGACCGCTCTGCCATTTCTCCAGTGTGTCTCATCAGGTATTCCCTGAATGCGGCTGCAAATATAGAAAGGTTTTTTAGTTTAAAAAAACAAAAAATGATTTTTTTTTATTTTTTTTTTGAATATCATTCATAATAGTTCATATCTCTCTATAAATCAAGTATTCTAAATAATATTATTTTTTTAGAAATCATTACAAAAATGTGTAAATATAGAATTCTTGTATACTAGTTTATTATATTTGTCTTCATTATTCTAATTATATAATTATGTCATTTAATTCCTTTGGAAATTTATTAAAAGTAACAACGTACGGAGAATCTCATGGAACTGCTATTGGAGGGGTTATAGATGGTTTTCCTGCAGGATTAGCACTAGACTTTGATGCTATTCAAAATGAGTTAAACAGACGTAAACCTGGGCAATCTAAAATTGTAACTCAACGTAAAGAACCTGATACCGTAGAATTTCTTTCTGGTATTTTTGAAGGAAAAACAACAGGAACTTCTATTGGTTTTATAATTAGAAACACCAATCAGAAATCTAAAGATTACAATCACAATACAAATGTTTACAGACCTTCTCATGCAGATTATACGTATGATAAAAAGTTTGGAAATAGAGATTATAGAGGTGGCGGAAGAAGTTCTGCTCGTGAAACTGCAAATTGGGTTGTTGCTGGTGCTTTGGCTAAACAGCTTATTGCTAGCATGAATATTAATGCTTTTACATCTTCTGTAGGTGATATTTTTATAGACAAACCTTATCAAGATTTAGATTTTTCTAAAACAGAAAGTAACATTGTTCGTTGTCCGGATGAAACTTCTGCCGAAAAAATGATTACTAGAATACAAGAAATAAGAAAAGCAGGAGACACCATTGGTGGAACCGTTACTTGTGTTGCACAAAACGTACCTGTTGGCTTAGGCGAACCTATATTTCAGAAATTACATGCGCAATTAGGTAGTGCCATGTTATCTATAAATGCTGTAAAGGGTTTTGAATTTGGTAGTGGTTTCTGTGGTGCTAAAATGAAAGGATCTGAGCATAACGATATTTTTAATGCAGATGGTTCTACTGAATCTAATTTATCTGGTGGAATTCAAGGTGGAATTAGTAACGGAATGGATATTTACTTTAGAGTTGCTTTTAAACCCGTTGCAACCATTATGAGTTCTCAACAAACCATAAATTCTGAAAACGAAATTACAGAAATTACAGGTAAAGGACGTCATGACCCTTGTGTTGTGCCTAGAGCTGTACCAATTGTAGAAGCTATGACTGCTTTAGTTTTAGCCGATTTTTGGTTATTAAATAAAACGAGACAAGTCTAAAGAAGTAACCTTCTTTTATGATAATAAAAAAACCGAAACTTTAAAGAGTTTCGGTTTTTTTCTAAAATAATAATACTAATTATTTTAAAATCTTATCTAGATCATAAAAATAAAAATCTCTTTCGTTATTCATTGCAACAAATAACCCACTTTTAAAAGTAGCATTTAAAGGTACTGTTACCGCATCACATCCATCGGTTTCTGTTGTGGTTAAATTAACGGCTTTTACAAACGCATTTGTTTGTCTATCAAATAAGTTAAACTGTCCTTTTTGTTGATCAGAAACAATAAGATAACCTTTTTTGTTTTCTAGTTTGGCAATCGCTATTCCTTCGATATCTTTTAGAAAATACTCACCACCAAAACAGGCAAGCTCTTCATTACCTTTAGATGGTTCTGCATAATATTTACGAATACAGTGCCCTTCATCAGCATAATAAACAAAGCCCATTTCTGCATCTAAAGCAATGGCTTCTATTTCTTTTTTTCCACTAAAGTTTCCAAATTTTCTAACCAAAACAGATTTTACTTTATTGTTATCCGAAACTAATTTATATTGATATAAATACCCTTCTGTTGGTCCGATTTTTCTACCTACAATTGCGTAAAAACTACCATCAACCGGACTCTTATACATTGCAATTCCCATTGGCAGTCTATTTTCTATAGTTGTTTCATCTTCAAAAACAGAAAAACCTCCATTATCTAATGGTTTCATATCTGGTATAGAAAACATTCTAATCTGTTGTTTTTCTCTTTCTGTAAATACCAAAACATCTACTTTTACAGAATCATTTATTGCAAAACCATATGCTACATCTACATTATTAGGCCTTTTTATATTTCTGATAGTTTTCTCTTCAATAACTTTACCTTGTAAATCGTATGCATAAATGGCTCCATTTGTTTTTTTATCCGTACCAAAAACAATACTTTTTGACGCGTCTGTTGGATCAATCCATATTGCTGGATCATCGGTATCATTTATAGATTTTTCTGTAATTACATCTGGTGTAATGGCAGGTAACTTACTTTTAGAATTACAAGATAGTAATAGTAAAACCCCTAAAAATGCTATGATATTTTTGAAATTAAAATTCATTTTTCTTTATTTTTTAAAAACATCATACTTTAAACCAAAAGTAATTCTTCTACCATAGTATTCCATTTGCATAGTTCTGTCACTAACTCCTTGGTAATAACGCAAAGGTTGGTTGGTAAGGTTATTTACACCGGCATAAATGCTTAAATTTTTATTAATCGTATAGCCTGCGCTAAAATCTAAGAAAAACTGTTTGTCGTAATAACGATCTTCAAAGGCATTCCCTCCTATTTCATCTATATAAGCATCAGAAAAATTAGCAGAAAGTCTTAAACTTAACTTATTATCTGCATACCCTAAAGATCCATTTAACATATTAGGTGTTGTATTTGGTAAATCTAAATCATCTCTTTCCTCTCCATCTTCATTACGTATTCCGTTGGCATCCGAAGTTAAATAAGTGTAATTAGCGTAAATACTAAGGTTTTTTAAGAAACCAGGTAAGAAATCTAATTTTCTTTGAATTGCCAACTCTACACCAAAAATAGAAGCATTGTCTCCGTTTAAAGGTTGATAAACTTCAAAACCTGCTGTATCTGCACCAAAATCATTCGTTGTGGTTTCTGATTGAAAAGTGTAAATAAAATCTTTGATATTTTTGTAAAACAACCCTCCTGATAAAATACCAACATTATCAAAATAAGTTTCTGCCATTACATCAAAATTCATAGAGGTTGTTGGTTTTAAATCAGGATTTCCTAAAAACACTTCTTCATCACCAGTAACTACATCTAAAGTAGGTGTAATATCTACGTAATTTGGTCTTGCCAATGTATTTGTCCAAGCAAATCTAACTACTGTTTTATCTGAAACATCATATTTAAAATGTACCCCAGGCATAATATTAGTATAAGAACTCTCTTTTGTTAATGTGCCATCTAAAGTATCTTCATCTAAAATATTATTTCCTGTAGCCGTTAATTTTGTATGCTCTAATCGAACACCTGCTAAAACGCTTAATTTATCCGATAACTTTTGATTTGTCATTACATAAGAAGCTAATACGTTTTCTTTTACATTGTAATTTTTACGTAAAAACTCATCTTCTACCGTATCTCCACTAGTTAAATCTAAAGAACCTAACCATTTTTCGTCTGCAAACAAACCTGCTTGATATTGACTCCCTGCTAAGTAATCTGCATCAGAATAGTTTTTAGTAGGTATAGCCGCTAAAGTTGGGTAACTACTTTCTAAATCATATTCAAAGAAATCATTATCTCTTAATTTCGTTTTAAAACGACCTCTAAATCCAAACTTTATAAAACCATCTCCATTTCCAAAAAAATCTGAAGGAAGCTCGAAATTAATAAACGTATTAAAATCTTTTTCTTCTGTATATTGATTTTCCTCTGTTATTTCTCCATACTCAAAATTAGAAAGGTCATTAAAATCTGATGTATTTACGGCTGTAAATAATGGAAATCTAATATCAGAAATATCATTATTGATGTTATACTCTGACTCGAACTCTGCATAACGCTCATGCAATCTTTCTTCGGATGCTTTTGCAAAAGAAGACATCCAATCTATTTTTAATGATCCAGCTAAGTGATGACCACCAAGCGTATAATTTTGCATTTTTTGATCTTCTAAACGTCTATTTTTATTTCTGTTGTTATCAATACCTCCTTTAGATTGTCTTTTAACTTCTACAGGAAACATGGTTGGTGTATTGTCTGTAATTGTAAAATCTCCAATAAAAATATCTTCCGCATCTAAAATTTCATGTTCTAGTCTAAAACGATTTTCTCTATCATCTCTCCAATTATACATCGATTTAAAATACAGATTATTATTATCATTCACTTTAAAATCAAAATTTGCAGAAAAACTTCTACGAACTCTTTGCACTAAATAAGTTCTTTCTTCAAATACATTTGTATACGGGTTTACATCCATTTCAACTTCATTTCCTAACAGATCGGTATAGGCAAATTCATCCGTCCACTCTGCCTCTACATCATCAGAACCAAAATCATTATCATTGATGGTTGCAGAAATCATCCAACCAAATTTTCCGTTTTTAGAACGATCACCAACCAAAAAAGAACCATTTAAAATTCTTTTGTTGGTAATTGTGTTTACACCAGAACCTGCTGTTGCCGATAATCGAAATGCTCGTGGTGCTGTTTTTGTAATTAAGTTAACAGAGCCTCCTAAGGCATCTGCATCCATATCTGGAGTTACTGCCTTGTTAACTTGTATCGATTGTATCATATCCGAAGGAATTAAATCCATTTGAACATTTCTATTATCGCCTTCGGCGGATGGAATTCTACTTCCATTAAGTGTAACCGAATTTAATTGAGGAGAAAGTCCTCTAATAATAATATTTCTTGCCTCACCTTGGTCTACTTGCATTGTAATACCAGGTATTCTTTTTACAGCATCTCCAATATTAGCATCAGGAAATTTACCAATTTGATCTGTAGAAACCACATTGGTAATATTTAAATTATTTTTTTGGGTGTTTAGCGCCTTAGACTGGCTGCCTAATCTGTAACTTCTTATTTGAACAACATCTAAAGCTATACTTTCTGAAATTAACTCTAAATGAAGGTTGGTGGTTTCATTTTCTTTTACCACAACTTCCTCTTTAATATCCTTATAACCTAAATAAGTAATTTTTAGAGTATATTTTCCAGAAGGAATTGCAACAATAGTAAATTTTCCATCAAAATTAGAGATATCTCCTTTTCTTAAAGACTCTAAAACAATATTTGCTCCAGGTACATAAAATCCATCTTTATCGGTTATTACACCTTGTATCTTACCCGTTTGGGCAATTGTTTTAAATGCGCTTAACGATAAAAATATCGTTAAAATAAATAACTTTAAATAACTGTATTGTTTCATTTTAATAATAGTTTATAATGAAACAAAAGTATTTATAGCGGCGTTTTAAAATGATTAACTAAATGAAAACAAAAAGATAATTCTTTAACCAAAAAATACATTTTTAACGTTGAAGTAATTATAATTTTACGTTTTTATAGCCTTTTAAATTTTGTATAAATAAAAAAAGACTGCCTATTTAGCAGTCTTTATATTTTTTTAAGCTTGACCAGTAGGTCCAAAATTCATAGGAATTGGAGGCTGTTCATAGTCTTTGATTTCTCCATGAGCTTGTTCAAATTTACGAACATTATCTGCTAAAGCTTGTGTTAACCTTTTAGCATGCTGAGGCGTTAAAATTATTCTAGATTTTACTTTAGCTTTTGGTACACCAGGCATAATATTAATAAAATCTACAATGAATTCTGACATTGAATGATTAATAATTGCAAGATTAGAGTAGGTTCCTTCCGCAATTTCTTGATCTAATTCTATATTTATTTGTCCGTCTTTGTTTTGATCTTCTTCCATATTAATAAATTTGTCAGGTCGAGCGCAGTCGACACCTAAATTATAAACCTCTCGACTGCGCTCGAGAAGAAATAAAAAAAGTTGAATTGAATAGTGTAATAAGTTACAGTAAACAATTCAACTTTTAAAAAATTTTAACGTTTAAACGTTTATTTAGAAACTTTTTTCCATTTCGTCTTTAGGACCAACTAGAATTTTTTCATAAGATCTCATACCTGTACCTGCTGGAATTCTCTTACCAACAATTACATTTTCTTTTAATCCTTCTAAAGTATCTATTTTACCACTTACAGCAGCTTCGTTTAATACTTTTGTAGTTTCCTGGAAGGAAGCTGCAGAAATAAACGATTTTGTTTGTAGTGATGCTCTTGTAATACCTTGTAAAACTTGCTCTGCCGTTGCTGGTTTAGCATCTCTTGCTTCTACTAAGTTCTGATCATTTCTTCTTAATAAAGAATTTTCATCTCTTAATTGACGTGCAGAAATAATTTGACCTGGTTTTAAATTTTCAGAGTCTCCAGCATCTTCAACAACTTTCATTCCGTAGATTGCATCGTTATCTTTGATAAAGTCAATTTTATGAATTAATTGATTCTCTAAGAATAAAGTATCTCCAGAATCTATAATTTTAACTTTACGCATCATTTGACGAACAACAACTTCAAAATGTTTGTCGTTAATTTTTACACCTTGTAAACGATATACTTCTTGTATTTCATTTACCAAGTATTCTTGTACTGCAGATGGTCCTTGAATTCTTAAAATATCTGAAGGAGTTGTAGCTCCGTCTGATAATGGCATACCTGCTTTAATAAAGTCATTTTCTTGAACTAAGATTTGGTTAGAAAGTTTAACTAAATACTTACTAATTTCACCTGTTTTAGATTCAACAATAATTTCTCTATTTCCACGCTTAATTTTACCGAAAGAAACCACACCATCAATCTCAGAAACCACAGATGGGTTAGAAGGATTACGTGCTTCGAACAATTCTGTTACACGTGGTAAACCTCCTGTAATATCCCCTGCTTTACCAGATTTTCTAGGAATTTTCACTAATGTATGACCTGCTTCTACTTTATCTCCATCAGTAACCATTAAGTGTGCACCTAAAGGTAAACTGTAAGAACGTAAAGCATTACCGTCTTCATCTTCTATAATTAAAGATGCAATTAGTTTCTTGTTCTTAGAATCGATCATTACAATCTCTTGGAAACCTGTTTGCTCATCAACTTCTACAGAGTAGTTAATACCTTGTTGTAAGTTATCAAACTTCACTTTTCCTGCAAATTCAGAAACAATTACACCATTAAATGGATCCCATTGAACAATTACTTCACCTTTTTTAATTGATTTACGCTCTTTATCAAAAATGATAGAACCGTAAGGTAAAATGTTTGTACTCTGAGTAATTCCTGTTTTCTTATCTATAATTTTAATCTCTGCAGTTCTAGATATTACAATATCAATTTCTTTACCGTCATTGTCTTTTCCAACAACTGTACGTAAATCATCGATAACAACTTTACCATCAAACTTAGCGATTAATTTATTCTCTTCAGAAATATTACCTGCAACCCCACCAACGTGGAATGTACGTAATGTTAACTGTGTACCTGGTTCACCAATAGATTGTGCTGCAATAACACCAACTGCTTCACCAATTTGTACTTTACCAAGAGTAGATAAACTTTGTCCATAACATTTAGCACAGATACCTCTAGTAGACTCACAAGTTAATGGAGATCTAACTTCTAAT
The nucleotide sequence above comes from Polaribacter butkevichii. Encoded proteins:
- a CDS encoding phytase yields the protein MNFNFKNIIAFLGVLLLLSCNSKSKLPAITPDVITEKSINDTDDPAIWIDPTDASKSIVFGTDKKTNGAIYAYDLQGKVIEEKTIRNIKRPNNVDVAYGFAINDSVKVDVLVFTEREKQQIRMFSIPDMKPLDNGGFSVFEDETTIENRLPMGIAMYKSPVDGSFYAIVGRKIGPTEGYLYQYKLVSDNNKVKSVLVRKFGNFSGKKEIEAIALDAEMGFVYYADEGHCIRKYYAEPSKGNEELACFGGEYFLKDIEGIAIAKLENKKGYLIVSDQQKGQFNLFDRQTNAFVKAVNLTTTETDGCDAVTVPLNATFKSGLFVAMNNERDFYFYDLDKILK
- a CDS encoding M48 family metallopeptidase → MELKSIPYGNSRIDFCLKRNERKTLGIKVYPDGSTVVTAPIETPYEKVTEKVKSKAQWIDKQKEFFMLFEPRAKEKLYESGESHLYLGKNYRLKINESNTNSVKLKGGYILINTKDKNNKKAIEKELKEWYKSKAIIHFQNLFENRLELAKELSEKDTSLNYKWFNNRWGSCFKDGTISLNLDLIKSPKECIDYVIVHEICHLAHHNHSNKFYNLLDKKLPNWKDSKEKLEKLLS
- the aroC gene encoding chorismate synthase, with translation MSFNSFGNLLKVTTYGESHGTAIGGVIDGFPAGLALDFDAIQNELNRRKPGQSKIVTQRKEPDTVEFLSGIFEGKTTGTSIGFIIRNTNQKSKDYNHNTNVYRPSHADYTYDKKFGNRDYRGGGRSSARETANWVVAGALAKQLIASMNINAFTSSVGDIFIDKPYQDLDFSKTESNIVRCPDETSAEKMITRIQEIRKAGDTIGGTVTCVAQNVPVGLGEPIFQKLHAQLGSAMLSINAVKGFEFGSGFCGAKMKGSEHNDIFNADGSTESNLSGGIQGGISNGMDIYFRVAFKPVATIMSSQQTINSENEITEITGKGRHDPCVVPRAVPIVEAMTALVLADFWLLNKTRQV
- a CDS encoding DUF3467 domain-containing protein: MEEDQNKDGQINIELDQEIAEGTYSNLAIINHSMSEFIVDFINIMPGVPKAKVKSRIILTPQHAKRLTQALADNVRKFEQAHGEIKDYEQPPIPMNFGPTGQA
- a CDS encoding TonB-dependent receptor, with product MKQYSYLKLFILTIFLSLSAFKTIAQTGKIQGVITDKDGFYVPGANIVLESLRKGDISNFDGKFTIVAIPSGKYTLKITYLGYKDIKEEVVVKENETTNLHLELISESIALDVVQIRSYRLGSQSKALNTQKNNLNITNVVSTDQIGKFPDANIGDAVKRIPGITMQVDQGEARNIIIRGLSPQLNSVTLNGSRIPSAEGDNRNVQMDLIPSDMIQSIQVNKAVTPDMDADALGGSVNLITKTAPRAFRLSATAGSGVNTITNKRILNGSFLVGDRSKNGKFGWMISATINDNDFGSDDVEAEWTDEFAYTDLLGNEVEMDVNPYTNVFEERTYLVQRVRRSFSANFDFKVNDNNNLYFKSMYNWRDDRENRFRLEHEILDAEDIFIGDFTITDNTPTMFPVEVKRQSKGGIDNNRNKNRRLEDQKMQNYTLGGHHLAGSLKIDWMSSFAKASEERLHERYAEFESEYNINNDISDIRFPLFTAVNTSDFNDLSNFEYGEITEENQYTEEKDFNTFINFELPSDFFGNGDGFIKFGFRGRFKTKLRDNDFFEYDLESSYPTLAAIPTKNYSDADYLAGSQYQAGLFADEKWLGSLDLTSGDTVEDEFLRKNYNVKENVLASYVMTNQKLSDKLSVLAGVRLEHTKLTATGNNILDEDTLDGTLTKESSYTNIMPGVHFKYDVSDKTVVRFAWTNTLARPNYVDITPTLDVVTGDEEVFLGNPDLKPTTSMNFDVMAETYFDNVGILSGGLFYKNIKDFIYTFQSETTTNDFGADTAGFEVYQPLNGDNASIFGVELAIQRKLDFLPGFLKNLSIYANYTYLTSDANGIRNEDGEERDDLDLPNTTPNMLNGSLGYADNKLSLRLSANFSDAYIDEIGGNAFEDRYYDKQFFLDFSAGYTINKNLSIYAGVNNLTNQPLRYYQGVSDRTMQMEYYGRRITFGLKYDVFKK